A single genomic interval of Chryseobacterium paludis harbors:
- a CDS encoding efflux RND transporter periplasmic adaptor subunit, producing MKKYIIALFVAIASLSCSKKEETKVVEPKGFELSNTMLKSIALAKVEKKYIADNYNFYGKISADQNSYIDVYPLVGGNVLSVNVELGDHVTKGQVLATIRSTELAEVQKDVSDAKTDLVVAQNNVRVAKEMYEGKLNTERDVLEAKSQLQKAQDQMQRASAISTVYNVKRGNIYSVLAPISGFIVQKNINKDMQLRTDRSDNIFDVANTTNVWAIMNVNESDIDKISLGMKAEVSTLSYPDKIFYGKIDKIFKIIDPQTNAMQARVVLDNANGLLIPDSKATIKVSTSENNMALTVPSKAVIFDDNRSFVVVFKSRTNLKVKEVKVLKQVGDTTYISDGLVDGEQVITENQLLIYRSLNN from the coding sequence ATGAAAAAATATATAATTGCTTTATTTGTGGCCATTGCATCATTATCTTGCTCTAAGAAGGAAGAAACGAAAGTTGTAGAACCAAAAGGATTTGAACTAAGCAATACAATGCTTAAATCCATCGCTTTAGCAAAAGTTGAAAAAAAATATATCGCAGACAATTATAATTTTTACGGAAAAATATCTGCAGATCAAAACAGCTATATAGATGTTTATCCTTTAGTAGGAGGAAATGTTTTGAGTGTAAATGTTGAACTTGGAGACCATGTAACAAAAGGTCAGGTTCTGGCAACCATCAGAAGTACGGAGCTTGCTGAAGTACAAAAGGATGTAAGCGATGCTAAAACAGATTTGGTAGTTGCTCAAAATAATGTTCGTGTTGCCAAAGAAATGTATGAAGGCAAACTAAATACAGAAAGAGATGTCCTTGAAGCTAAAAGTCAATTGCAAAAAGCACAGGACCAAATGCAGAGAGCAAGTGCAATAAGCACGGTTTATAATGTAAAGAGAGGAAATATTTATAGTGTCTTAGCTCCCATCAGTGGATTTATTGTTCAGAAGAATATCAATAAGGATATGCAGTTGAGAACAGATAGAAGTGACAATATTTTTGATGTTGCCAATACCACTAATGTTTGGGCTATTATGAACGTTAATGAATCTGACATTGATAAAATTAGTCTTGGAATGAAAGCTGAGGTTTCTACACTTTCTTATCCTGATAAAATATTCTACGGAAAGATTGATAAGATATTCAAAATTATTGATCCTCAAACCAATGCGATGCAAGCCAGAGTTGTTTTAGATAATGCAAACGGATTGCTGATCCCAGATAGTAAGGCTACCATAAAAGTTTCTACTTCAGAAAATAATATGGCATTAACTGTCCCTTCCAAAGCGGTAATTTTCGATGATAACAGAAGCTTTGTTGTTGTTTTTAAATCCAGAACTAATTTAAAAGTTAAAGAAGTCAAGGTTTTAAAACAGGTGGGAGATACCACTTATATATCTGATGGGTTAGTGGATGGAGAACAAGTCATTACTGAAAATCAATTGTTGATTTATCGTTCTCTTAACAACTAA